Below is a window of Fusobacterium simiae DNA.
CACATAGATTACAGCTCCTAAAAATACTCCTAACATTTGTGGAAAAAATATAGAAACTCCATCTGCATTTACTATTTTTGGTAGTGCACTATAAACCCAATAACCTACACTTGTTAAAGATAAAAGAATTATCCCTTTAAAAAATCCACTTTTCTTATCTTTACTATCACTTATTGTTGTTAAAGCAGCTCCTATTATTAAAAGAATTATAGCTCCTGCTCCTATTATTTTTGAATAAGGACTACGACTCCATTCACCAAAAGCTATAACACCTATAAGAGAAGTTCCTATTAATTGTAAACCAGTAGTAATAGGCATAGTATTTGAAACTCCTAAAAGATTATAGGCGTTATATTGTCCAACTTGCCCAATTACCCAAAACATTCCTGAAAATGTACTTAATAAGAAAGTTGTTCTATCCAAACTTTGAGGGGATAGAAATAGATAAACAATTATTCCTATCAGTAATGCTCCCATTCCTGTTCCTAAAATTTCATTTTTAGGTTTTCCATTAATTTTTTTTAATATCAGTGGTTGCACTCCCCAACCAATTGCAGGGATTAAAGCTATAAGAAGATTCATATTATCCTTTTCCTCCTTGGAAAGCAGGATAAAGTGTCATTCCTCCATCAACAAATAATGTAATACCTGTAACATAACTAGATTCATCAGAAGCAAGCCAAGCGGCTGCAGCTGCCACCTCTTCAGGAGCTCCTATACGTTTCATAGGAACCATACTGATTGTATTTTCTAATTGTTCTGGATCAGAAAATTTTTTAGCATTTATAGGTGTGTTAATTGCACCTGGTCCTATACTATTTATTCTTATATTTCTTGCTGCATATTCCATAGCGACTGTTTCAGTAAATAACTTTACTCCTCCTTTAGAGGCTGCATAATGTGCAAATGTAGGCCATGGGATTTGTTCATGAACTGATGAAATATTTATAATATTTCCTTTTTTATTATTTTCTACAAAGTAATTTAATGCTGCCTTAGTACCTAAAAAAACTCCTGTTAAATTTACATTTATAACCTTTTCCCAATCTTTAAGGGGAAGTTTATGAGTTTCATATTGATTTTCCATACCAGCATTATTTACCCAAATATCTAATCCACCAAAATTTTTAATAGCTGTTTCAATTAAAAGATTAACACCTTCTTCAGTTCCAATATTTGCTTGTACTGCTATTCCATCTCCACCAGCATCTTTTATTATTTTAACAGCTTCTTCTGCACCCTTTGAATCTGAATTATAATTTACAACAACTTTCATTTTTTCTTCACCAAAACGTTTAGAAATAGCTGTTCCTATTCCTTTTGAACCACCAGTGATAACTACTACTTTATTTTCTAATTCTTTATATAACATCCAAATCTCCTTATAATACTTGTTTAGTAGGTCTTATAATAATTTCATTCCAAGCAGTATCTTCATCCATATCAATCGCTTGTTTAATAGTAAGCGCTATTCTTTCCACAGGTATTGCATAAGCATCATAGAATTGTTGTAATCTCTTTTTAGATTCACTATCTGGCAAACTTGATACTAATTCTGTATTAATAGCTCCTGGTGAAACATTTGTTACACGGATATTCACATTATCTTGAGCTACTTCTTGACGTAATGTATCACTGATTGCTCTAACTGCCCATTTTGAAGCTGCATAAGCTGCATTTCCTGCATGGATGATATGCCCTGCTACTGAAGATATATTTATAATATGTCCTGATTTTTGTTTATACATATATGGAAGTGCAGCACCAATACCATACATAACTCCTTTTATATTTGTATCAATTATTGCATCCCAACTTTTAATATCTTTTTTTATCATTGGAGAACTAGGCATAATCCCTGCATTATTTAACCATACATCTATTTTTCCAAAAGTATCTATTGCTAATTTAGCAAGTGCTTCCACTTCTTCTACTTTTGTAACATCAGTTACAGAATAAACTGCTTCTCCTCCTAAATTTTTAACTTCTTCTGCTAGTTTCTTTAATTTATCTTCTCTACGAGCTCCTAAAACTATTTTTCCACCATCTTTTGCTAATATTTTTGCAGTTGCTTCTCCTATTCCACTTGAAGCTCCTGTAATTACTATTACTTTTGACATAACTTTTCTCCTTTTTTTAATTAATATATATTATTTTTCATCTGCATGAACATCATAAGCATTTAAAAGCATTTCTCCTGCTCCTGGTGTATCAGGATTCCATCTACCTTTTCCTTTATCAAGTGCTCTAATTTCACTCATTTCATCTTCTGTTAATTTAAAATCAAATACATCAAGATTAGATTTAATTCTTTCAGGATTTGTTGATTTTGGAAAAGTTACAACTCCTTCTTGAATTACCCAACGAATAATTATTTGTCCATTATTTTTATTATACTTTTTAGCCAATTTTGTAAATACTTCTTCTTTTAATAATTCTGCATTTCCTTGTCCAAGTGGAGCCCATGCTTCTAATACAACCTTATTTTTATTAAGTATTTTTCTTAATTCTTTTTGTTGAAAATAAGGATTAAATTCAACTTGATTTACTACTGGCATTATTTTAAATTGAGGTACAAAACTATTCCATATTGTTGGTGTCATATTTGAC
It encodes the following:
- a CDS encoding GRP family sugar transporter, with translation MNLLIALIPAIGWGVQPLILKKINGKPKNEILGTGMGALLIGIIVYLFLSPQSLDRTTFLLSTFSGMFWVIGQVGQYNAYNLLGVSNTMPITTGLQLIGTSLIGVIAFGEWSRSPYSKIIGAGAIILLIIGAALTTISDSKDKKSGFFKGIILLSLTSVGYWVYSALPKIVNADGVSIFFPQMLGVFLGAVIYVIMFRGKDAFKDKKSWKAGIVGFTFSISALAYIFSAQENGVATAYIFTQLNVVIATLGGIFILKEKKSSKELGFTLLGLLLIIVGSIITIFL
- a CDS encoding aldo/keto reductase translates to MEYIKLNDGHKIPVLGFGTFQIPADGSTYKAVLEALKIGYRHIDTAVAYFNEQEVGKAIKDSGIPREEIFVTSKLWLQDFGYESAKKAIEKSLSKLNLDYIDLYLIHQPYGDVPGAWKAMEEAKEAGKIKSIGVSNMTPTIWNSFVPQFKIMPVVNQVEFNPYFQQKELRKILNKNKVVLEAWAPLGQGNAELLKEEVFTKLAKKYNKNNGQIIIRWVIQEGVVTFPKSTNPERIKSNLDVFDFKLTEDEMSEIRALDKGKGRWNPDTPGAGEMLLNAYDVHADEK
- a CDS encoding glucose-1-dehydrogenase; the protein is MLYKELENKVVVITGGSKGIGTAISKRFGEEKMKVVVNYNSDSKGAEEAVKIIKDAGGDGIAVQANIGTEEGVNLLIETAIKNFGGLDIWVNNAGMENQYETHKLPLKDWEKVINVNLTGVFLGTKAALNYFVENNKKGNIINISSVHEQIPWPTFAHYAASKGGVKLFTETVAMEYAARNIRINSIGPGAINTPINAKKFSDPEQLENTISMVPMKRIGAPEEVAAAAAWLASDESSYVTGITLFVDGGMTLYPAFQGGKG
- a CDS encoding SDR family oxidoreductase; protein product: MSKVIVITGASSGIGEATAKILAKDGGKIVLGARREDKLKKLAEEVKNLGGEAVYSVTDVTKVEEVEALAKLAIDTFGKIDVWLNNAGIMPSSPMIKKDIKSWDAIIDTNIKGVMYGIGAALPYMYKQKSGHIINISSVAGHIIHAGNAAYAASKWAVRAISDTLRQEVAQDNVNIRVTNVSPGAINTELVSSLPDSESKKRLQQFYDAYAIPVERIALTIKQAIDMDEDTAWNEIIIRPTKQVL